The genome window CCATGGGTTTTCGGCAGAATACCGATCTGTTTTATCTTTCCGGCGTCGATCAGGAAGAAACCCGGCTGGTGTTGTTTCCCGACCATCCCGACGAAAAATACCGCGAATTGCTGTTTCTCCGCGAAAGCAGTGAGCTGATCGAAATCTGGGAGGGGCACAAGCTCACCAAGGAAGAAGCCGAGCAGTTGACGGGCATTCCGCAAAGCCAGATTTACTGGACGCACCAATTCGAAACCGTGTTTGTGAACCTCGTTTTTGAGGCCGAGCAGGTTTACCTCAGCACCAACGAACACACCCGGAACTCGTCGGAGGTGGAAACGCGCGAAAGCCGCTACATCCGCGAATTCAAAGAAAAATACCCGCTGCACCGCCTCGAACGACTGGCACCGCTGATGCATAACCTGCGCGCCATCAAGCAGCCGGAAGAAGTAGAACTGCTGAAAGAGGCTGTACGAATTACGGAAGACGGTTTCCGGCGGCTCCTGAAGTTCGTAAAACCGGGCGTCTGGGAATACGAAATCGAAGCGGAACTAGCGCATGAATACATCCGGCAGCGCTCGCGCGGATTTGCCTACCAGCCGATTATCGCCACGGGGGCCAATGCCTGCGTGTTGCATTACCTGGAGAACAGCATGGAGTGCAAGGCCGGGGAGGTAATTCTGCTGGACGTAGCCGCCGAATATGCCAATTACAATGCCGATCTAACGCGGACCATTCCCGTGAGTGGTCGGTTTACCCAACGCCAGAAAGACGTGTATAGCGCCGTGCTGCGGGTGATGAAGGAGGCAACGGCCATGCTGGTGCCGGGCAATATCTGGGACGAATACCACAAGGAAGTCGGCAAGATTATGGAATCCGAACTGATTGGCCTTGGCCTGCTGAAGAAACACGAAGTGGAAGCGCAAAACCCCAATGCGCCGCTTTACAAGAAATACTTCATGCACGGAACGTCGCACTTCCTGGGGCTGGACGTACACGACGTTGGCAACAAATACCGCCGTTTCGAAGCGGGAATGGTCTTTACCTGCGAACCCGGCATCTACATCCGCGAGGAAGGCTTGGGGATTCGGCTGGAAAATAACATCGTGATTACCGAAAATGGCAACATCGATCTGATGGCTTCCACGCCGGTGGAAATCGAGGAAATCGAAGATCTGATGAACGAATAAACGCCGTTCGCCCGGAAGATTGAACAAAATAAAAAACCTCCTGACGGTGACAAAATCGCCACTTTCAGGAGGTTTTTGCTTCGTGAGCAGCTTAGTCTACAAATTGCCGACGTAGCTTTTCGCCCGTGGCCCGCATGCTTTCCGGCCACGATCCGCCGTTTCCTTCGGCAAACAGATCATTCCCCGGAATGCCCAGCCGCCAGCGAACTACTTTATTGTTTTCCGGATTGTTACCATCTTCGCGCAGGTAAATATCGGAGGCTACAATGTCCTTTCGAAAGCGCATGAT of Tellurirhabdus bombi contains these proteins:
- a CDS encoding aminopeptidase P family protein, with translation MRYNQLSNELFVRNRNRLAALLKPKSLVVLNANDIMPTNADGSMGFRQNTDLFYLSGVDQEETRLVLFPDHPDEKYRELLFLRESSELIEIWEGHKLTKEEAEQLTGIPQSQIYWTHQFETVFVNLVFEAEQVYLSTNEHTRNSSEVETRESRYIREFKEKYPLHRLERLAPLMHNLRAIKQPEEVELLKEAVRITEDGFRRLLKFVKPGVWEYEIEAELAHEYIRQRSRGFAYQPIIATGANACVLHYLENSMECKAGEVILLDVAAEYANYNADLTRTIPVSGRFTQRQKDVYSAVLRVMKEATAMLVPGNIWDEYHKEVGKIMESELIGLGLLKKHEVEAQNPNAPLYKKYFMHGTSHFLGLDVHDVGNKYRRFEAGMVFTCEPGIYIREEGLGIRLENNIVITENGNIDLMASTPVEIEEIEDLMNE
- a CDS encoding HPF/RaiA family ribosome-associated protein; the protein is MEYNIEGIKMDLQTVGFDESPELLDLVEKELRRIMRFRKDIVASDIYLREDGNNPENNKVVRWRLGIPGNDLFAEGNGGSWPESMRATGEKLRRQFVD